One genomic region from Clostridium saccharobutylicum DSM 13864 encodes:
- a CDS encoding CheR family methyltransferase, with the protein MVTITKKEFRKFADYIKINYGINLKEEKQALVMGRLQNVLIENNFKSFSEYYDYVISDKTGNAVVTLINKITTNHTFFMREIDHFNYFKDKVLPYLKKVASDRDLRIWSAGCSTGEEPYTLAMIIDEFFSKEKMWWDSKILATDISSRVLDSAIKGIYGNEEIDLLPSSWKVNYFKKYDKENSIITDKIRNEIIYRKFNLMDEIFPFKRKFHVIFCRNVMIYFDPKTKAKLINKFYDMTERGGYLFIGHSESLNREETKYKYIMPAVYRKE; encoded by the coding sequence ATGGTTACAATTACAAAAAAAGAATTTAGAAAATTTGCAGACTATATAAAAATTAATTACGGTATTAATTTGAAAGAAGAAAAGCAGGCACTTGTGATGGGAAGGCTTCAAAATGTACTTATTGAGAACAATTTTAAGAGTTTCTCAGAATATTATGATTATGTTATATCAGATAAAACTGGAAATGCAGTAGTTACTCTTATTAATAAGATTACTACAAATCATACCTTCTTTATGAGGGAAATTGATCATTTTAATTATTTTAAAGATAAAGTTCTCCCATATTTGAAGAAAGTTGCTAGCGATAGAGATTTAAGAATATGGAGTGCAGGATGCTCTACAGGGGAAGAACCATATACGCTTGCTATGATTATAGATGAATTTTTTAGCAAGGAAAAAATGTGGTGGGATTCTAAGATTTTGGCTACGGATATTTCTAGCAGAGTTCTTGATTCGGCAATAAAAGGTATTTATGGAAATGAAGAGATAGATTTACTTCCATCTAGTTGGAAGGTAAACTATTTTAAAAAATATGATAAAGAAAATAGTATAATTACAGATAAGATAAGGAATGAAATTATATATAGAAAGTTTAATCTCATGGACGAAATATTTCCATTTAAACGTAAATTTCATGTTATATTTTGTAGAAATGTTATGATTTATTTTGATCCTAAAACAAAAGCGAAGCTTATTAATAAATTTTATGATATGACTGAACGTGGAGGATATTTATTTATTGGTCATTCAGAATCGCTTAATAGAGAGGAAACAAAATATAAATATATAATGCCTGCTGTATATAGAAAGGAATAG
- a CDS encoding PhnE/PtxC family ABC transporter permease, protein MKINILRKRNRIVTIIFITIIVFCMLCAQITQFSVIKGMSSVPSAIAWMFGQFIPNTKSFAKLPSILSKLIETILLSIASTTTASIIALFFGVMGSKVVKTNGAIRAFSRFIASISRNVPDAVWAMIFLLSFGQNILTGYLALFFASFGVLTRAFIETIDESSDSSVEALESIGASYPQIVFQSVLPSSLSQMISWILYMIETNIRSSTLIGILTGTGIGFIFDLYYKSMNYSVASLVVISIVLSVFAIEFISNCVRRKIL, encoded by the coding sequence ATGAAGATAAATATTTTAAGAAAAAGAAATAGAATAGTGACTATAATTTTTATAACCATTATAGTTTTCTGCATGTTATGTGCTCAAATTACGCAGTTTAGTGTTATAAAGGGAATGAGTTCAGTTCCAAGCGCTATAGCATGGATGTTTGGTCAATTCATACCTAATACAAAATCCTTTGCAAAATTGCCAAGCATATTATCAAAATTGATAGAAACTATTTTGTTGTCTATAGCATCAACAACCACAGCAAGTATTATTGCATTGTTCTTTGGCGTAATGGGCTCTAAGGTTGTTAAAACAAATGGAGCAATACGTGCTTTTAGCAGATTTATAGCATCTATATCTAGAAATGTACCCGATGCTGTTTGGGCAATGATATTTTTATTATCATTTGGACAAAACATATTGACAGGATATTTGGCTTTGTTTTTTGCCTCTTTTGGAGTGTTAACAAGAGCATTTATTGAAACTATAGATGAATCTAGTGATAGTTCAGTTGAGGCTTTAGAATCAATAGGAGCATCGTATCCCCAGATTGTATTTCAATCAGTTCTGCCATCTAGCCTTAGTCAGATGATTAGCTGGATATTGTATATGATAGAAACTAATATTAGAAGTTCTACATTGATTGGAATATTAACTGGTACAGGAATAGGATTTATTTTTGATTTATATTATAAAAGTATGAATTATTCTGTTGCAAGTTTAGTTGTGATTTCTATAGTTTTGTCAGTATTTGCAATTGAATTTATATCTAACTGTGTAAGGAGGAAAATACTATGA
- a CDS encoding phosphate/phosphite/phosphonate ABC transporter substrate-binding protein — protein sequence MKKVLTLIISFLLSMTMLVGCGSVDYKSANGGAKSSDTITMVWYPNESAGDLAEARDEIGKVIEKATGKKVEHKLTTDYSVVVESIVNGTAGIAYMGPEGYIQANKKNNKVQPLVVSSGKSGTIDDAVYYSWLAVPADMADEYKKDGKYTLDNIQGKKISYVSNSSSSGFKVPAQSIVSYFSKQDKWKDLTTDDLMQGGNDKFFSEVLFGGSHQGSAVNVLTGKADVAAFCDITLENYIDAVSGKFDELGTTYKVKDGASEPFNSLYGKEFTTIANVPVLNSPFAINTDAISAEDQKKILDALTSDEVANNSKIFVKEGSDIKALFAKEGNERFLKVEDSWFDPARDVVK from the coding sequence ATGAAAAAAGTTTTAACACTAATAATAAGTTTTCTACTTTCTATGACAATGCTTGTAGGATGTGGAAGTGTAGATTATAAGAGTGCAAATGGTGGTGCTAAATCATCAGACACAATTACAATGGTTTGGTATCCAAATGAATCCGCTGGAGATTTAGCAGAGGCTCGTGATGAAATTGGTAAAGTAATTGAAAAAGCAACAGGAAAGAAAGTAGAACATAAACTTACTACTGATTATTCTGTAGTAGTTGAATCAATTGTTAATGGTACAGCTGGAATTGCATATATGGGACCTGAAGGTTATATCCAAGCGAATAAAAAGAATAATAAGGTTCAACCTTTAGTTGTTTCAAGTGGCAAATCAGGAACTATTGACGATGCTGTTTATTATAGTTGGCTTGCAGTACCAGCAGATATGGCAGATGAATATAAAAAGGATGGTAAATATACGTTAGATAACATCCAAGGTAAGAAGATATCTTATGTATCCAATAGTTCTAGCTCAGGATTTAAGGTACCAGCACAATCAATAGTATCTTATTTTTCTAAACAAGATAAGTGGAAGGACTTAACAACAGATGATTTGATGCAAGGTGGAAATGATAAATTTTTTAGTGAAGTATTATTTGGTGGATCACATCAAGGTTCAGCAGTAAATGTATTAACAGGAAAAGCTGATGTGGCAGCATTTTGTGATATAACTTTAGAAAATTATATTGATGCAGTAAGTGGAAAATTTGATGAACTTGGTACAACTTATAAAGTTAAAGATGGTGCGTCAGAGCCATTTAATTCATTATATGGAAAAGAATTTACAACAATTGCAAATGTACCAGTTTTAAATTCACCATTTGCTATAAATACAGATGCTATAAGTGCAGAAGATCAAAAGAAAATATTAGATGCACTTACTTCTGATGAAGTGGCTAATAACTCTAAAATATTTGTTAAAGAAGGTTCGGATATTAAAGCCTTATTTGCTAAAGAAGGAAATGAAAGATTCTTAAAAGTTGAAGATTCATGGTTTGATCCGGCTAGAGATGTTGTTAAATAA
- a CDS encoding protein-glutamate methylesterase/protein-glutamine glutaminase gives MQMVKKIKVLVVDDSMLFREVLSRGISSDPYIEVVAIAVDAFDARDKILEFQPDVMTCDVEMPKMNGIEFIRRLLPQYKLPVIVVSTVSEAVFDAINAGAVDFVTKPDVQSAKSVESFINDLIVKIKIAAVAKVSMSKSISAINSVTSEASDTDKIIAIGASTGGTEAIHRLLSHLPKNTPGIVIVQHIPPIFSRMFAERLNNCTNLKVKEAQTGDFLENGKVLIAPGDKHMIIRKVGSMYKVECFYGDKVNGHCPSVDVLFESVAKACGNKAIGIILTGMGYDGAKGLLSMRKCGARTLGQDEKSSIVYGMPKVAYNIGAVEKQVSLDNLPQKLFSMLR, from the coding sequence ATGCAAATGGTTAAAAAAATAAAAGTGTTGGTAGTTGATGATAGTATGTTGTTTAGGGAAGTATTATCGAGAGGAATTTCATCTGATCCATATATAGAAGTAGTAGCTATAGCCGTTGATGCTTTTGATGCACGAGATAAAATATTAGAATTTCAACCTGATGTTATGACCTGCGATGTGGAAATGCCTAAAATGAATGGAATTGAGTTTATTCGTAGATTACTTCCTCAATATAAACTTCCTGTAATTGTTGTTAGTACAGTAAGTGAAGCGGTTTTTGACGCTATTAATGCAGGCGCAGTTGATTTTGTTACAAAGCCAGATGTTCAGTCAGCAAAGAGTGTTGAAAGTTTCATTAATGATTTAATAGTGAAAATAAAGATTGCAGCAGTTGCCAAAGTATCAATGTCCAAAAGTATTTCAGCAATTAATTCAGTTACTAGTGAAGCATCTGATACGGATAAAATAATTGCTATAGGAGCATCAACTGGTGGGACTGAAGCTATACATAGATTACTTAGCCATCTTCCTAAGAATACTCCAGGCATCGTTATTGTTCAACATATTCCTCCTATTTTTTCTAGGATGTTTGCCGAGAGACTTAATAATTGCACTAACCTTAAAGTAAAAGAGGCACAGACTGGTGATTTCTTAGAAAACGGTAAGGTGTTGATAGCGCCTGGTGATAAGCATATGATAATTAGAAAAGTTGGCAGCATGTATAAAGTTGAGTGTTTTTATGGTGATAAAGTAAATGGTCATTGCCCGTCTGTTGATGTGCTATTTGAATCAGTAGCAAAAGCTTGTGGAAATAAAGCTATAGGAATTATTCTTACAGGTATGGGATATGATGGGGCTAAAGGACTTCTATCCATGAGAAAATGTGGAGCAAGGACATTAGGCCAAGATGAAAAATCTTCTATTGTTTATGGGATGCCAAAGGTAGCATATAATATAGGTGCGGTTGAAAAACAGGTATCCTTAGATAATTTACCACAAAAATTATTTTCAATGCTTAGATGA
- a CDS encoding PhnE/PtxC family ABC transporter permease, translating into MTEAVVKPYDINIRKDMFGKIKIKGKDSSQKYVKITLGTLAVLTVLAFSTFDYKGVDIIKAIAQTLANMKNMFFEAELTHFTLSDAIHEMEITISLAFLTTVIGSAVALILGLFAAKNLSIPLVSNIIKAIVSFIRAVPTVLWVLIFAVTAGLGSEAAVIGMTFHTVGYLIKAYSETFEEIYEETLQALKASGASWWQIVFQAVLPSSMGYLLVWTFMRFEINFTNGVAMGAAAGAGGIGFELFMASDFYFNIREVGFITISILICAISLEIFSTKIKVKYLK; encoded by the coding sequence ATGACAGAAGCTGTAGTGAAACCTTATGATATTAATATTAGAAAAGATATGTTTGGTAAAATTAAAATAAAAGGTAAAGATTCATCTCAAAAATATGTAAAAATTACATTGGGCACATTAGCGGTATTAACAGTATTAGCATTTTCAACTTTTGATTATAAAGGTGTAGATATTATTAAAGCAATTGCTCAGACATTAGCGAATATGAAGAATATGTTTTTTGAAGCAGAATTAACTCATTTTACATTATCTGATGCTATTCATGAAATGGAAATAACAATATCTTTAGCATTTTTAACAACTGTAATAGGTTCAGCAGTTGCATTAATATTAGGATTATTTGCAGCAAAAAATTTATCCATACCTTTAGTATCAAATATAATAAAAGCAATAGTCTCATTTATAAGGGCAGTGCCAACTGTACTTTGGGTTTTAATTTTTGCAGTAACAGCAGGACTTGGAAGTGAAGCAGCAGTAATAGGCATGACTTTTCATACAGTTGGATATTTAATAAAGGCTTATTCAGAAACTTTTGAAGAAATATATGAAGAAACTTTACAAGCCTTAAAAGCAAGTGGAGCAAGTTGGTGGCAAATAGTATTTCAAGCAGTGTTACCATCATCCATGGGGTATTTATTAGTATGGACATTTATGAGATTTGAGATTAATTTTACAAATGGAGTGGCAATGGGAGCAGCAGCTGGAGCTGGAGGAATAGGATTTGAATTATTTATGGCAAGTGATTTTTATTTTAATATAAGAGAAGTTGGATTTATTACCATATCAATACTTATTTGTGCAATTTCACTTGAAATTTTTTCAACTAAGATTAAGGTTAAATATTTAAAATAA
- the phnC gene encoding phosphonate ABC transporter ATP-binding protein: protein MELLEVNDISKVYKGGTKALSNIGFSVKKGEFVSVIGPSGAGKSTLLRCINRLIDATHGSITFDETKIQDLNRKGLRELRTKIGMIFQNYNLVERLSVIENVLHGRLGYKSVIAGVIGIYTEDEKQQAFRIIEKLGLQNEAYKRCDELSGGQKQRVGIARALIQNPKLMLCDEPIASLDPNSSKIIMDQLKNINKEMGLTCILNLHQVDVAMKYSDKIIGINGGKIIFNGRPSELTKQKIHKIYKTDQVSMIAD from the coding sequence ATGGAATTGCTAGAAGTTAATGATATAAGCAAAGTATATAAAGGTGGAACTAAAGCTTTGTCGAACATTGGTTTTTCAGTAAAAAAAGGAGAATTTGTTTCTGTAATAGGACCATCAGGAGCTGGAAAGTCAACACTCCTACGATGCATTAATAGGTTGATTGATGCAACACATGGAAGCATCACATTTGATGAAACTAAAATACAAGATTTAAATAGAAAAGGCTTAAGAGAACTTAGAACTAAAATAGGAATGATCTTTCAAAATTATAATTTAGTAGAGAGATTAAGTGTTATTGAAAATGTATTACACGGAAGACTTGGATATAAGTCAGTTATAGCAGGTGTTATTGGAATATATACAGAAGACGAAAAACAACAGGCTTTTAGAATTATTGAAAAGCTTGGATTACAAAATGAAGCCTATAAAAGGTGTGATGAGTTAAGTGGTGGACAAAAGCAAAGAGTAGGTATTGCAAGAGCTTTAATTCAAAATCCAAAACTAATGCTATGTGATGAACCTATTGCATCGTTAGATCCCAATTCCTCAAAAATAATTATGGATCAATTAAAGAATATTAACAAGGAAATGGGACTCACTTGTATTTTGAATCTGCATCAAGTAGATGTGGCGATGAAGTATTCTGATAAAATTATTGGAATTAATGGTGGAAAAATAATTTTTAATGGAAGGCCTTCAGAGTTGACTAAGCAAAAGATTCATAAAATATATAAAACGGATCAAGTTAGTATGATAGCAGACTAG
- a CDS encoding GH25 family lysozyme produces the protein MNIKGKTTSFVLTLAIVLSSGQALSVQAAIAEPQTTSDSAATQSSNSGPNPGTPENKPNVLNVISKYTTKNINNIANGPANITSTIGWKKENGYWYYYRSDNTRATGWIKPDSNWYYLNYDGKMATGWIYSSGTWYYLDKSGSMSTGWKLLNNTWYFLNESGGMVTGLNVIDNNTYMLYSSGAMAKGWVKLNNYWYYFNNNGSMSTGWVNSGSDYYYLDPSTGRLLKDTIAGGYKIGSDGKRLEAVTSSNNSNSSPASSGIYKGIDISHYNGDINFTKVKSAGIQCVYIKATEGTTYVDNYLETYYNGAKSAGLKTGFYHFLVGTSAPETQAQNFYNHIKDKQSDLKPVLDIETYGFDTMDYTIRFINEFKRLSNMDLCIYTYSDFINSLDTRLAPYSLWEANYSKRLYNLPSNNIWSSRVGCQYTDQGSIDGINGDVDLNEFTQDIFR, from the coding sequence GTGAATATTAAGGGAAAAACTACTTCATTTGTTTTAACTCTTGCAATTGTGCTGAGTTCTGGTCAAGCATTAAGTGTACAAGCTGCAATTGCTGAACCTCAAACAACATCGGATAGTGCTGCTACTCAATCATCAAATTCAGGCCCAAATCCCGGAACACCTGAAAATAAGCCAAATGTTTTAAATGTTATTTCGAAATACACGACTAAAAACATTAATAATATTGCAAATGGCCCTGCAAATATAACATCAACTATTGGTTGGAAAAAAGAAAATGGATATTGGTATTACTACAGATCAGATAATACTAGAGCAACAGGTTGGATTAAACCAGATAGTAATTGGTATTATTTAAATTATGATGGAAAAATGGCAACAGGTTGGATATATAGTAGTGGTACATGGTATTACTTAGATAAGTCAGGGTCCATGAGTACAGGTTGGAAACTATTAAACAATACTTGGTATTTTTTGAATGAGTCAGGTGGTATGGTAACTGGTCTTAATGTAATAGATAATAATACCTATATGCTATATAGCAGTGGAGCGATGGCAAAAGGTTGGGTTAAGTTAAATAATTACTGGTATTATTTTAATAATAATGGTAGTATGTCAACAGGCTGGGTAAATTCAGGAAGTGATTATTATTATTTAGATCCATCTACAGGAAGATTACTTAAAGATACTATAGCAGGTGGATATAAAATAGGTTCTGATGGTAAGAGATTAGAAGCAGTAACCTCAAGTAATAATAGCAATTCTAGTCCTGCGTCAAGTGGTATATATAAAGGTATAGATATTAGTCATTACAATGGAGATATAAATTTTACAAAAGTGAAATCAGCGGGAATTCAATGTGTATACATAAAAGCTACTGAAGGGACAACCTATGTAGATAATTATTTAGAAACTTATTATAATGGGGCTAAAAGTGCAGGGTTAAAGACTGGATTCTATCATTTTTTAGTTGGAACAAGCGCTCCAGAAACACAAGCTCAAAATTTTTATAATCATATAAAAGATAAGCAAAGCGATTTAAAACCAGTTTTAGATATTGAAACATATGGATTTGATACTATGGATTATACAATAAGATTCATAAATGAATTTAAAAGATTAAGTAATATGGATTTATGTATATATACATATTCAGATTTTATAAATAGTTTAGATACTAGATTAGCTCCATATTCATTATGGGAAGCTAATTACTCTAAGAGGTTATATAATTTACCATCTAATAATATTTGGAGTTCTAGAGTTGGATGCCAATATACAGATCAAGGTTCTATTGATGGAATTAATGGGGATGTAGATTTAAATGAATTTACCCAGGATATTTTTAGATAG